Genomic segment of Mastomys coucha isolate ucsf_1 unplaced genomic scaffold, UCSF_Mcou_1 pScaffold23, whole genome shotgun sequence:
CAGCCCCTGGTGGGGAAAGGGCAGACTGACTGATCCAGACTGaagatggggatggggtggggtggagggtggggcttGAGGGGCCTTTGTCTCAGAGCCACAGGGTGATATGAGACCCCTCAGCATTCTCTTTGAATGGCATTTCTACAAGGAGGATCCCTCTTCAGAACTTCTAGGAGATCATGTGACACACAGGCACAAAAGAGCAAGACCCTCTAGTGTAATGTGGAAAAGGCTTATCCCAGCAATCCCACACTGAGAGTATGAGTGAGGCTCTGTTGGGACGCCATGGAGAAGACTCCTAACTTGTGCTTGCTTAGAGGGACTGCATATTTAGAGGCCCAGTTCAGAGAAGGatatagaatgttctagaaatgtACACAAGTTCCAGGCAGAGAGTAGAACATACCAGAATCACTGGGGTGCTTGTGAAAATGTCCCTCACAAACAGAAGCTCTAGGATTAGGACTAAGAATTTATTTAATCAAATACCCAAGGTGATTCAGAGCGGTGCTCCTCTGAGAGTCACTGTCATTTACTGGATCACTTTTGTGGGGACCTGGAGCACGCACATTGGTGCTCAGTAGTCTTGGGGTGGTACTGATACCACTGGACTGTGGGTCACAGTTTGGATAGTGTCTTAGTTGctgttcctattgctgtgataaaacactgtgaccaaaactCATTTGGGGAAGAAGGAGGTTTCTTCTAGCTTACATTCTCAGGTCATGCTctgtcactgaaggaaatcagagcaggaactctGAGCCTGGaactgaaggcagaggcaaagaagAATACTGCTTATCAGCATGCTTTTTATATAAGTTGGTACCACCTGTCCAGAGATGATGCCACTCATAGTGAGCCTGTTTCTCCCAGATCAATcattaaggaagaagaaaatgcctttcagacttgcctataggccaatcctatgggggcatttttctcaattcagAGTTCTTTCCAATTGGCTCTCTCTGATgtcagttgacataaaaccagcgaTCAGATATAAAGGGCTAGATGGGTCCTCTCAAAGTCAACGGTGCATCAGCACTGCCTGGGGCTGTTAAACATAGACTGGGATCCTCTCAAAGCTGTTTCTGTAAGTCTGAGTTAGAGCCAAGAATGTACCTTTCTCACCAGGTACTGGTGATGTGGCCAGACCAACATCAACTGGAGAGCTACTGGGCCAGTTGTAGGGCTGGTAGGGGGAGCAGCACATGTGTTGGAGCTGGACTTTGAAAGCTATGCAGGAGTGGCCACCACACAGGCCACTCTAGTCTGCCTTTGCCTGAAGAGCTGTGTGGCTCTAATACCACTGGAGGACTTGGGGTTTAACTGCACGCAGGCTATTCATTCTTCGCTCTTCTCTGCAGCGCTTACCGAACAACTGAGGTGGCCCATAGGGACATCACCAGCAGCTTCTTACTCTCCGAATACAATGCCACCATCCAGGAAAGCCTCTACAGGTGCAGTGAAACAACCTGACTGTGTGTGCAAACAGAGAACTAAGGGCCAGCGGAGGGTGCTTAGAGTAGGGGAGTCCCTCTCTCATGCTTCCCTGGGACCCAGACTCCAAGGCTCCCTTGCAATGCCGGGAACACTATGGACAGCTTGGGCTTAAAAGCTCTTGTCTGAGATCACACCAAGGTTGAAAGTGATCCTAATCTCTAAAAGCAACTAAGAAACCTTGGAGAGAGCTAAGTGTTTGAATTAAAAGGCTCCCCAGGGTGGACTTAGAGGATAGATACATCTCTGGGGACAGGAGCAGGGGACTGACCGGTACTAGTGGTGAGGGCCCAGGAGGTCCATCTGAGGGAGCCTCAGACCTTCCTGCCATCTTTGCACTGCAGTCTCTCTATGTCCCAGCTCCCCCTGAGGGTGGAAGGCAGTCTTCCAGCCTTGCTTTCCTAACATAAGGATGAGAGAAGAAGCAAGCCTCCAGTTAAGACATGATCTCTCGGCACCTGCCTTGAGCTAAGCCCTCTATGCCACAGGGAGGATCATGAGGCTGTAGAAGAGGCTCATTAGAATCTGTTCAGTTGTGGAAAGAACTGGGGCCATGAAGGCTTGCTTGGGTTCCAAGAACAGGGAACTAACGGGAATGTGTGGGATATGAAAACTGGGAGGAGACGGGGATTATGATGGAGCTAGTTTGTTCCATCCACCTTCCTGGAGAAAGCACTGTAAGGAAGCCCTTCCTACTGGGAGAGGGAAGGTCTAACTCACTGCTAATGTTAAAGGTGGAAATGGGACAGGGTCTGAGCAGGTGCCagtcaggaagaggaggcagctgcTGACCTCCTCTCTCATCCTTTGTGCCCCATACTGCAGGTCGCAATGTCCTTCCCGGCGGTATGTCTCCCTCCAGTGTTCCCGTAAGCTGTTCTTCTTTTTGGAGTGTGGTCTATGGGGGTGGGATGAGGTGCTGCCTAGGGAGCTCAGTCCTGTCACCTGTCATTCCCAGGGAGTCATATGAGTCTCCTAGACCTTTGGCAGGGGCTGAGAACTGAGGGAGGACAGCAGGTATGAGCTAGCTGATAGTTTTGCGTCAACATTCACTTGAGTGCTTGCCCATGGAGGATACCTCATCTGTATCTGTAAAGATGGCTGGAGTTACTGACTCAGAGAGCCCCGCAAGGCAATTGTCATTACTGGTCACTGTACCTTGCCTAAGATCAGAACTCAGGCTGATGGGGAACTGACACCTGACCTTAGAGTTGACCCCTAAGCCCTAGCTTCGAGTGACCCCACAAGGTCTATGCTCTTGGTGGGAAAGCCAGGGTACAGGCTGGCCTGCTGTTGTAGTTGCAGTGCCCATCATGTGACACCCTCTCTCTTCTGCAAGCAGCAAAGCCCCATACCTGAGCACACTCAGCAGGCTGCCCCTCCCTGTCCCGGGCTTGACTCATTCCAGACTTGCTCCCTGTGCAAGCCCAGCCATGCATCAtaggaaatttatttatttctccttcattttgaAATGCGAGACTGCCAAGCTCTGATGCTCACCAGTCCAGGGTTGTGATAGCatcttttgcttttctgagtcCTTGatgacagtcctggaactcaccctcaTAACCAAGCCAGACCCAGTGCCGAAGCATTGGGCATGAAGTAAGCGTTTGCTGGATTAtgaaagaacaaatgaatgaatgaatgaatgaatgagaacaaGGCAGAAGCTGCCTGGGGTCAGACTTCCTGCTAGATAAACTCCAGAAGACTAAGACCACCTTGCACTATTTCTGCCTGGACAGGAAATAGGTGTGCCACATTAGACTCTTTGGACAAAGGATGGCCTTCAGTTGCCTGCCCAGAAATCAAGAAGAGCAGGAGAGGCTCTAAAAGAAGCACATGTCATGTTCTGTCCTCTCCATTTTCCCCCAGACTGTGGTCTGAGAGCTATGACCGGGCGGATCGTGGGAGGGGCTCTGACCTCAGAGAGCAAGTGGCCCTGGCAAGTTAGCCTGCACTTCGGCACCACCCACATCTGCGGGGGCACACTCATCGATGCCCAGTGGGTGCTCACTGCTGCCCACTGTTTCTTTGTGTAAGTGCCTGAGGGGCCCTTGATAAGATGCTGTTGAGGACTTGGAGCCACTAAGGAAGTGCTTATAGGCGCTCTAATTTATAGCTAAGCTGAGTTCCCCAGGGTCAAGCAACTCAGCTACTGCTCAAAAGACTAAGTGTGAATGTGGGTTTGGTTCTGAGCTTGGGCCAAGGATGAAAAATGAGGTCccaaggaaaagggaggcaggctGGAAAACTTTTGGATCCTTTCCCTGGAGAGCAGATGAAATGAAGCTGCAGGCTCATTGCCACCTCCTGCAACCACAGCTGCAGAGCTAACAGCAGGAGGAAGGGTCTGACAATCTCGGGAAGGCTGTCTCAAGAtgtgagggacagggacagcagGAGGGTGGTACAGGTGGCTCCTGAGAGTTCCTAGCAGCCTCTGGGGAACCCATAGCACAGACCTTGTGGACACTGGCTCCCTGACTAAGGAATCTTCATTATCTTGTCCTGTCTAAATCTCCGGAGCTGATGGCATCTGTCCCACTGCCAAGCCTCCATCCTTAGTGGCATGCAGATGAGGTAGTGAGGTGAATCCCACACATAGAAATTGCTTATTCCATTGCTTTTTCCACACTGTAAGGTGCATTTCAGAATAATTTTGAGGAGATTGAGGGATAGTTTTGAGCTTCATAAATGGAGCTATATCCTCTTGTCTCCAGACTGGTACTTCTGCTTTGTCCCTGAAGCCCCCTGCCCCTCGTGGGTAGCAGATGCAGCCAGTGCAGTCTGCCAGGTATATAACTGGATGGCACTCATACCCTGTGGCTCTTGTAGGACCCGGGAGAAGATTCTGGAGGGATGGAAGGTGTACGCAGGCACCAGCAACCTGCACCAGCTGCCTGAggctgcctccatctcccagatCATCATCAACAGCAACTACACGGATGAACAGGATGACTATGACATCGCCCTCATAAGGCTGTCCAAGCCCTTGACCCTATcatgtgagtgaatgtgtatcCCTGCTTCCCTGCATCTTTGACGTGGTAGCACCTGTCTATCCAACTTAGGAACCCAGAGTGTCGTTATAGCCAAAGCTGAAGAATTCTTGAGATCATTACATGGAATGTATTTGTTTTACAGATAGGAAAACTGGGGTctggaggagatggctcagtgggaaagtgcTGGCTGAACGAGAATGAGGACTTGAGTTAGGATTCCAGAGCTCAAGTAAAAAGCAGGGCATGCTAGCATGCTCCTGTAATGTCAGCACTGGGGTGCAGAGATGAGGCAGTGCCAGGGTTTGATGGCCAGCCAGAGCTTCTAGttccatgtctcaaaaacacaaggtTTAGAAGTGGTTGAGGGAAGACATCTTGACATGAATCTTTTACCTCTATACATTTGCATGAGTGGCAACATTCAcacatttctgtgtgtgcatgtctgtacatgagtgtgcatgtatacacacacatacaacacacacacacacaaaaatatataagggaaggaagaaaacagtaacTAGAGAAACTTAGGCCCAAGATTTGAAATATATGTTCCTCGAATGACACATCTCATATTCCAAATTGGCCATGGGGTTAGGGTTTGTATACTTGTCTTAATAAATATAAGCAGATTGAATTGACTCACTGTTATTAACTATGCACTCGAGAGCTGGCAGCCAGTGCCCCTGTAGTGACAGGACACTTAGTTAAAGCATTCTAAGGCCAGAAGGCTTTACTTTGGTTCTTAGTTTGAAGGGATCCAGCCCATCATGATGGAGAAGCACAGTGGCAGGTAATTTCACGTCAGCAGGAGTGTACAGCTACTTTCTCATATCCAAGTGAGAGCAGGAAGTAGGGATGGGTTTTAAACCTTTAAGTCCACCCTCTTAAACCTACTTCTTCCAGGGAAGACCACCTCCTAAAGGTTACACAACTTCCCAAAGCAGTGTCCGCAAGCttggaccaaatgttcaaacatgTAGGTTTGTATGGGGCATCTTACATCTAAGTCACAACACATTGGGAATATTTGATATGTATGGTTGTGTGCATCCTGCCCAACTGGTCCAGAAGAGCAGAGCCTAAGAGCTCCATTTAACATATGGGGAAGTAGAGTTTTAGAGAGACATGTTAACTGAGGCATTGAGTGATGGGCTCCTAGATGGTTGGTTGATCTGACTCTAAGGCTAGGTACGTCTCCTGGCTCTGGGCTAGCTAATGGTGGGCATTGCAGTGAAGAACATGAGTTGAGTGTGCAACATGGAAGCAAAAGGTCCAAATGAGGCTACGTGACAGAAAGATCACAGTGGTGCTCAGATCCCTGGAGACACTGAATGTCCAAGAAGGCTtccttcattcactcattcattcattaactCATTTGATTACTTCTTACTGTATGTCTACTACACAGCCAAcagcaaataggaaaaaaataggaAGTGAGCACCAAGACCTCCAGAAGGGGCTAGTGATGTCGTGTTAGGGGATCAGAAGGAGCTGACAAGGCAGTCAGACATGGTAGGCTGGCAGGCAGTGCAGAAGATAGCTAAGGTGAAGTCTAGAAGAACTGTTGGGACTGGACAGATGACCCAGTGCCttagagcacttgctactctatCTGAGGACTCAAGTCTCCAGGACCAAGACCAACAGCTCACATTACCTTTCACTCCAGATCCATGGGAACTGGCACCCTCTATTGGCCCCCATAGGCACATGTACTCTTGCATACAtaaccatacacagacacacatagacatgtaatataaaattaaaatctttaaaggGACTCATAAAGACAGGTTAAAGAAACTTAGAAGAGAGCCTGAAGAATAGGGTCAGGGTTGTCTACCATAAGTCTCTTGGAAGGGAAGCAGGCACTTTTTCTCCTTTGGAGGACCAGGCTTCCCAGAACCATTGGAGAGCTCCGATTGGTCCCCCAGACATCCTGGAGCCTTGAGCCAGTGAATGGGTGTTTCCTCACACATTCATTAGGGAAGCAGTGTTTCCACTCATCAGAACAGCCGGTTCATCAGagcaggatgaggaggaagagccCTGGGAGAGCTCTGATGTGAAGATGTCTCTGAACTGCTTCTCTATGGCCACATGCAGGCTCAACTTTGGAGCCTACAGCTAATCTCCAAGTggggtttggggtggggtggggggggagataTTGATCAACCAACCTTTCCCCCTGCAACTCACAGAAACAAACCATGAATCTGAGCAGGCTTTCTCAGCCTTGTACAACTAATTCTAAAACCATTTGGCTAAAACATCTGAGTTTTGCCAAGTTCCTCTCCTGATGTGAGTGGGTCCCAGGACATGAAGCAGATCTTTCATCTAAGAACCAGAGTTTGGATTTATGTAGCCGAAGGGTCAGGTCATACACTCAGATTTTTGGTTTGCATATCAGGGTAGGATTTTCTTGAACTACAGTATTCTCTgtgaaaattaataatttaaactcCTCCCCAGACAAGAAGAATCTGCAGCTAAAGaatgctatttttttaaacaatgagtaTAAAGAAGTcatactttgatttttttgttaatAATCAATATTATGCTTTCCTTtacttgtctctgtgtgtttacaCTCTAACAGACAAAAGGTATAGATACCATTATTTAAGCCCCAATTCGTGAAAGAAGAATTTCATGTGTTCTAGTCTCATTTGAGTTGTTGTGTTAAAGGACCCTgatcaaaagcaacatggggTGGGGTGTGAGAGTTAGGGTTTGTTTGTCTTGCAATTCCAGGTTAaggtccatccatccattcagagAGTCAAGCAGCGAGACATAGCACATCCATAGTCAAGGCCAGAGAGAATAAATGTGTCCTTGCTTGCTGCCTAGCACTCAGCGAGTTTTCTTAAACAGCCCAGGGTCCAGCCTGTGAAATGGTGCAGATCACAATGGCCTGGGTCCTGTTCTCCATCAATTTACCATCAAGATAAccctccacatacacattcatgcccacaggccaacctggtctacttaattcctcaattgagactctcttcccaagtgatgCCAGGTTATGGCAAGTTGACATTTGAAACTAGTGATCACCACCAGaattcttccctccttccttggtCCCCACTCCATCCTCAAATACTCACTGATCCCCGAGTGTGGACCAGCCTGAGAAATGGGTGCAGAATGCAGGAGTGAATGTAACAAATGACTGAGAATGCTTCAAAACTCTATCAGTGAGTGCTCTCCTTCTATAACTTGGAGTTGAGTGGTCAGTAGCACAGAGCATCTAAGGGGATCCCATGCCAAGGAAGCTTATGAAACAATATGCAATAACATTTGATTGATAAAGCCTATATGGGAGCTAGTTAGCAGAGGTTTGTGGTCTCAGTCATTAGGTATGTGCTCTTCTTGCCTGGAGGGTTTACTCATTCCATGTAAGATGAATGTTTAGACAGAGAGCCTCCAGGGGTGGCCAGCCAACAGGTGCTCTCCTGGATCAGATGGCATACAACATGGCCCTAACATCTGAAACTTATCTTTCATTGTCCATGATTTGAGGGAAAGGCCTGGAAAAGTTTTAGCCAGGAGAGCTGCTCTTGATGGAGTTACACTTTATTCTCCCTGTGTCAGCTTGGTTCAGGCAACCTCCTACCATAGCACCGGGAGGAGAATGGCTTCACTCATGCTGACAGCCCACTGATGGCTGAGAGGTTCAGATGAAGTGACTGACTTGCATATCTGGTCATTCCAAAGCCTTGGTGGATTGAGAGCCACTGAGAGAGCAAGGATGGGATGCTCCGCCCCATCCATCCCTCTACCCTAAACCCCAACCTTGCTTCTTCTCTGATACCTCAATGTCTTGTTGCAGCTCACATccaccctgcctgcctccctATGCATGGTCAGACCTTCGGCCTCAATGAGACTTGCTGGATCACTGGCTTTGGCAAAACCAAGGAGACAGATGGTGAGAGGCAGAGATgcaagactctgtgtgtgtgtgtgtgtgtgtgtgtgtgtgtgtaggtgtgggtaTGTAGATGAAGGCTTATCTGAGTGAAAGTTTGGGTGTATAGACTCATAGTTAATATAGGAACATGGACACCTATGTTTAGATCAGCACAGTCCACATGATAACATCTAGGAAAGACTGCCAGGAAACCCAACAGCTAATTAGGTGGGTTTACTGCTCATGACTGTGAGAGGAAACATACATTTCATTGAGAGGCTATTAAAGAAACTAttaaagagcacttgctactcttccagagtacctaggcttagttctcagcacccacacagtgctCACTACTCcgtgcaactccagttccagaggatccaaggcCGTCtcttggcctccaagggcaccaggtaCATAGAGACAAAAAGTTCATGcatgcaaaatgaaataaatgaatattattaGGAGAGGCTATTAGAAAGGGCTTATCATAGGCTGAGGGTAGCCTGGGGAGAGGTCAAGGATGTGGCACTTTCTCTATGTTGGATACTACTGAGAAGCAGTGGCTGGAAAACCTAGAAAACCTTCCTCATCTAGAAGGAAGGCAGAATCTAGGCTGTAACAGTAGAGGAACAATGGGCCCTGCACTGACTGGGAGAGAGcaggtttgtttgtgttttacatTAGGACCTTCTTGCATACTGGGTCCTGGACCCAGGGCCTCTCGCTCATGTCCAGgtgtttctttacattttattttgggtCAAGGTCTCAGTAGGTTACCCAGCTGATGTGAAATTTCTTTGGCAGCCTAGACTTGCCTTcactgatccttctgccttagcctccagggcagctgagattacaggctggCACCAGGAGGCCTGGCGGGGACCTTGTTTTCATCTGTCCTAAGGCCTCACTCCATCTGAGCGCCTTGTCTAGGGGTCAGCTATAGATGACTCTCTGTGTCCCTCAGAGGGACactgccctggctagcctggtcATGACAGCAGTCACTACACTTCGGCTTCCTATGGTGGGAAGCTGACTCGGCTGGATACAGCCTTCTGATCTTACCTGTTTCACGGATCAGGGACCTGAGGCAGGCAAATAGTTTCTTCAGTCCTATATGCCTGTATATATAAATGGGAGATGAAGGCGAGCCCTAAAATCTTTAGGGGTCTGAAAACAAATGGCATAAGGAGATGGTGCTTGGACTGTAGATGAGTGTGCAAAGTCAGTGTGTTAGTTCCTCTGCACATCCCTGCCACAAAATACCTGGCGGAATAGCTTAAGAAAGGACTGGCTTACTCGCTCACAGCACACGGCCCCTCGTGGCAGGCTGCCACAGCGGCAGTGACGTGGGCGGCTCCTCAGACTGcactgcagtcaggaagcagagtgagataATTGCTACTACCCAGCTCCCTCTCCTCTTATGTTCAGTCTAGGACCTAGCCCATGAAGTGGCACTGCCCATATTAAGGATCGGGCTTCCTACCTCCATTTACCTAagcaagaaaatccctcacaggcattTCCTGAGGCTtctttcccaggtgactctaggtcaCAATTCATCCAAACCACAGGCTTGTGGGTTCCCACGAGAGCAAGTCTCTGTGTTCTGGTCAGTGAGCTGTGTCTGGTGTGAGCGTGTATGTCCCACCATGTTTGGGTTTGGACACAGATGTGGTGCCCTCTAATCCCATGAGGCGAGGGTCTGGGTCCTGAGGGTGCAGCTGAAGGGGGAGAAAGCTTTTCACAGTCTCATTGGCTTCCTATCCTTTTTCCCCATGTTCACCTCACACAAGAGAAGACATCTCCCTTCCTCCGAGAGGTTCAGGTCAACCTCATCGACTTCAAGAAGTGCAATGACTACTTGGTCTACGACAGTTACCTTACCCCAAGGATGATGTGTGCTGGGGACCTTCGAGGAGGGAGGGACTCCTGCCAGGTGAGGTCCTCATGCGTGAGGCTCAGGTCTCATGACCCTGGAGGTGGGAGAAGGTGGAGTAATGGGATCGATATGGGGGTCGGAGAGCCACCCTTTCTGATTTGGACCCCACTTTTGCACCAGACTGACTCAccctctgcctctttcctgcAGGGAGACAGTGGAGGACCTCTTGTCTGTGAGCAGAACAATCGCTGGTACCTGGCAGGTGTCACCAGCTGGGGCACAGGCTGTGGCCAGAAAAACAAGCCTGGTGTGTACACCAAAGTGACAGAAGTACTTCCCTGGATTTATAGAAAGATGGAGGTGAGCGCTCAGCTCAGGGATGGAGCCTGGAGGAGGGTGGAGGACATTCAGACAAAGACCATCTGAGCTACGTCCAAAACAGGACTAGATGTCAGGCCTGGGACCAGTCCATGATGTCAGTTTTCCCTTGTTCTCCCTTGGAACAGGAGCCTGTTCCAAGGGTGAACCTTGGTAAGATGTCAACACCAATGT
This window contains:
- the Tmprss13 gene encoding transmembrane protease serine 13 isoform X3; translation: MLLQQGHLLLRLLQQGHLQQGHLLLRLLQQGHHLQQGHLLLRLLQQGHLLRLLQQGHHLQQGHLQEGHLLLRLLQQGHLLLRLPQPGHLQSGRLQPGHHLPGHRRAGHHLPGLSFPKFSWQETQRQLPLIGCVLLLICLVISLILLYEGREPQSPRGIAVYFWRGHTGIKYKEPLESCPSHAVRCDGVVDCKMKSDELGCVRFDWDKSLLKVYSGSSGEWLPVCSSSWNDTDSKRTCQQLGFDSAYRTTEVAHRDITSSFLLSEYNATIQESLYRSQCPSRRYVSLQCSHCGLRAMTGRIVGGALTSESKWPWQVSLHFGTTHICGGTLIDAQWVLTAAHCFFVTREKILEGWKVYAGTSNLHQLPEAASISQIIINSNYTDEQDDYDIALIRLSKPLTLSSHIHPACLPMHGQTFGLNETCWITGFGKTKETDEKTSPFLREVQVNLIDFKKCNDYLVYDSYLTPRMMCAGDLRGGRDSCQGDSGGPLVCEQNNRWYLAGVTSWGTGCGQKNKPGVYTKVTEVLPWIYRKMESEVRFRKS
- the Tmprss13 gene encoding transmembrane protease serine 13 isoform X2, which gives rise to MDRGSHRNASPARAPPPQASPARTSPARAPPPQASPARTSSPARAPPPQASPARTPPQASPARTSSPARASPGRTSPPQTSPARAPPPQASPARASPVRASPARAPPSRSSSGRSSSARSASTTSSPTRVYLVRATPVGAVPIRASPARSAPATRATRESPGLSFPKFSWQETQRQLPLIGCVLLLICLVISLILLFYFWRGHTGIKYKEPLESCPSHAVRCDGVVDCKMKSDELGCVRFDWDKSLLKVYSGSSGEWLPVCSSSWNDTDSKRTCQQLGFDSAYRTTEVAHRDITSSFLLSEYNATIQESLYRSQCPSRRYVSLQCSHCGLRAMTGRIVGGALTSESKWPWQVSLHFGTTHICGGTLIDAQWVLTAAHCFFVTREKILEGWKVYAGTSNLHQLPEAASISQIIINSNYTDEQDDYDIALIRLSKPLTLSSHIHPACLPMHGQTFGLNETCWITGFGKTKETDEKTSPFLREVQVNLIDFKKCNDYLVYDSYLTPRMMCAGDLRGGRDSCQGDSGGPLVCEQNNRWYLAGVTSWGTGCGQKNKPGVYTKVTEVLPWIYRKMESEVRFRKS
- the Tmprss13 gene encoding transmembrane protease serine 13 isoform X4, coding for MLLQQGHLLLRLLQQGHLQQGHLLLRLLQQGHHLQQGHLLLRLLQQGHLLRLLQQGHHLQQGHLQEGHLLLRLLQQGHLLLRLPQPGHLQSGRLQPGHHLPGHRRAGHHLPVYFWRGHTGIKYKEPLESCPSHAVRCDGVVDCKMKSDELGCVRFDWDKSLLKVYSGSSGEWLPVCSSSWNDTDSKRTCQQLGFDSAYRTTEVAHRDITSSFLLSEYNATIQESLYRSQCPSRRYVSLQCSHCGLRAMTGRIVGGALTSESKWPWQVSLHFGTTHICGGTLIDAQWVLTAAHCFFVTREKILEGWKVYAGTSNLHQLPEAASISQIIINSNYTDEQDDYDIALIRLSKPLTLSSHIHPACLPMHGQTFGLNETCWITGFGKTKETDEKTSPFLREVQVNLIDFKKCNDYLVYDSYLTPRMMCAGDLRGGRDSCQGDSGGPLVCEQNNRWYLAGVTSWGTGCGQKNKPGVYTKVTEVLPWIYRKMESEVRFRKS